A window of Apium graveolens cultivar Ventura chromosome 8, ASM990537v1, whole genome shotgun sequence contains these coding sequences:
- the LOC141680191 gene encoding uncharacterized protein LOC141680191: protein MDVKRIEFHKSGNSQRKGEINRRQDNQGSYQHNQGQARENRTPRAECKHYGKKHLGVCNKINMTCYRCNQKGHFANECKAQKTGITCFKYGKPGHMTREYKSSGPIRSMMSVAATCSTVPAEVLDLPTPSETVPQVSAKTFDLKMKDAVQNSEVIAVKLSVNNIEAKVLIDSGATRSFISETFVDRLGCDTKTMSEVMNVVIANQEKIPIDCRSKKVYLRAESGKKVIFRGQRQGQLFLTVVQAKKFLRKGCEAFLAYVVDTKREVPSLEEILVVKEFSDVFPEELPGLPPDRQIEFKINLAPGAEPVSKAPYRMEPMEMKELTSQLQELLDKGVIRPSMSPWGAPVLFVKKEGREYEIVYRLSGVK, encoded by the exons ATGGATGTGAAGAGGATTGAGTTCCATAAGAGTGGGAATTCTCAAAGGAAAGGAGAAATAAATAGAAGGCAGGATAACCAAGGGAGTTATCAGCATAATCAGGGCCAAGCAAGGGAGAATAGGACGCCAAGGGCTGAATGTAAGCATTATGGAAAGAAGCATCTAGGAGTGTGCAATAAGATTAATATGACATGTTATCGGTGCAATCAGAAGGGCCATTTTGCTAATGAATGTAAAGCTCAGAAGACGGGAATTACATGCTTCAAGTATGGGAAGCCAGGACACATGACTAGAGAGTACAAATCATCAGGACCAATCAGGAGTATGATGAGCGTAGCAGCCACTTGTTCGACTGTACCAGCTGAGGTATTGGATTTACCTACACCATCTGAAACAGTTCCCCAAGTGTCAGCAAAAACTTTTGACTTGAAAATGAAGGATGCAGTTCAAAATTCAGAAGTGATAGCAGTTAAGCTTTCGGTGAATAATattgaagctaaggtattgattgattcgggagctaCGAGATCTTTTATATCTGAAACTTTTGTTGATAGACTAGGATGTGATACAAAGACTATGAGTGAAGTAATGAATGTGGTAATCGCTAATCAGGAGAAGATACCT ATAGACTGTAGATCTAAAAAGGTTTATTTAAGAGCGGAAAGTGGAAAAAAGGTGATATTTAGAGGTCAGAGGCAAGGACAATTATTTCTTACAGTTGTTCAAGCTAAAAAGTTTCTTAGGAAAGGTTGCGAAGCATttctagcttatgtagtggatacAAAGAGGGAAGTTCCTAGCTTAGAAGAGATCCTAGTGGTTAAGGAGTTTTCGGACGTGTttccagaagagttaccaggactaccaccagatcgacaaattgagttcaaGATTAACCTTGCTCCAGGAGCAGAACCAGTCTCGAAGGCACCGTATAGAATGGAAccaatggaaatgaaagagtTAACGAGTCAGCtacaagaacttttggataaaggagtaataagGCCAAGTATGTctccatggggagcgccagttcTGTTCGTAAAAAAAGAAGGACGggagtatgagattgtgtatagattatcgggagttaaaTAA